The region GAAACAACACTGGGGTATCGTGCACATTTTAGCATGCGCGGTGTGCATGGTACATCCTCGCACTCTCCCCATCCtcctaaaaaaataataacaaagaaaagaagacaCCTGCATTCTTCTAACGTGTCGTTAGTGTTTGCTATCGCATGGCGCATATTTTAAATCTAAGGGACAATAAAAAGctaatttttgcatttctaagaacaataattttgttttctttcaggcAAAGAGTACTAAGATCTGTCAGctgaaattaaacaaaaaaaaaagctagaCAGTCCTTACACTCACCTGAAAGCGTTTTGCGAGATTCTGCTGATGTCCTCCTTAGTTAAGCTCAGCGCAAGCTGTCCCAAGCTCATGTAAGCGTCGTCATCCTTGTTcagcgttttcaaaaattcttgGACTTTCGGTTTGAGACGATCCAACTGTGACGAAGAACAACCGATGAGCTACGAGATAACGACTGACAAAAACGTGCGCTAATAATCTTATTGATCATTCTCGTCCCCACAATCTACTGGTTCTCTCAGCCTCTAAAGGCTGGGCCGTTTTTGGAACCCAGCCTACAGCGACTAAAAAGGCCCCGAGGttctggaaagaaaaatgtttttgttgcttcCTTCGAATATGTTAAGTAAATATGTGCTTCTGtttcttagtttttttttggggggggggagggggggggatATCACTGTTGTGATGGGCTTGATCCAATCCAATCGATTTGCAAGCATTGATCCAAGTTAACTAAGGGCTAAACTCGTCCAAACAAATCagaaacaagaagaagaaaacgcGTTTTTATCACACCTGATCTTTCCTCCAACCCTTCCATTTTCCCAGCGCCGCAATTATATCAATGTTATCCAGCTTCAGTTTGTCCAAATCATCAGGGTTGAGGCCCAGTAACACACGGCCTATCCTCTTGGCAACTTGAGCAGTAAGCTTGGATATGTCTCCATTTGCGAGGAACtgggaaataaaaacaaaagaaaaaaacctcacTGCGTTGTACTGCAGAGTGAAATATTAACATggttattctttgaaatcgaggtAAATAATCTATCGCTATTCACCGacattgaaaagaataattgttttagtatatactcacacagtgatctcaacaacactTTTTGTGGCCTTCTCTGTGTTTTTTTGGTACAGCATCTTCTTagattttcaatatttccgcTTCACTAATGGTGGCGAAACGCGAGTTTACACaggtcattttgttttgtttggatcacgCATTATTCACTCCGTAGGGAATAGATAATGCTCAATTACTCCGAGatagcgaaccaatcagattgcttaaaacaccaagatcactgagtgagtatTACCAAAGAAAGATAGCTGGTGTCAGAGTTTCATAACAAAGCCTCGTCCTCTTTATCCTGTTTGCAGTTATCCCATCAGCTCGCAGTGAAAGTGTCGAGTGTCGGTCCCGCCAAATTATGACCAATTACATGTTGTCTAACGACCACAACGTCACTGGTTAGTGCACCACCAAATAAGGCTTGGGTTTAATCTAAAATTTTggatttaaggacggtgcctactaattaaagatattttttccccggtgtgtgattatgcaggaaatgtagatcttaacgagtcatattgaaatccaaaaagaaaattgggggaaaccacacatttttcaaagataattcgcgaataatatctgtaaaaagctttaaaatacaaagcaatgtatggcgttctttctcaaattgaagcttaattatctctcaaaaatgcatggttacccccaattttctttttggataccaagagtacttactaagatctactttctccggatagttttaaaccgcgcaaaatatccctgtattagtaagcattggcgataggaaatccgagtatctggagatgcgcagaacgtatgcgcagtaacaaaagtaggcaccgtccttaacacgAGCAGAGGCTGTGCAAAACATACTTAGCGCAAGGGtggtgcagtggtgagaacactcgcctcccaccaatgcggcccgggttcaaaccccggtGCTGtcatgtgggttgagtttgttgttggttctctccCTTGCtgcgagaggtttttctccgggtactccggttttcccctctcaccaaaaaccaacatttccaaattccaattcgacaAGGAATCAGGTAGACGAAGAACCACTTCGTGGATGAGCTACCTCCaaatcattattcattattcttaTATCGTAGGATGGTCCATAGTGTCATGCGGAAAATCGAAACTTCTTGTTCGGAATTTCAAAAGAGTATTTCAAACAAATCTTTCCTTACTTGTTTAGCCTTCCCTGCCAAAGCTTCGAGCGTTGCCATGTCGACATCTGCATACTGTCCCCAGACTCCAACGGCTTCTTCAAAAGCTTCTCGACcaagtttctttatttcaccTATTTCCAGTCCTTTCACTAAAGAGCCGAGTTGCCTCAATGTCTCTCCGGTCCATTTTCCAACATCTGTTACGAAAAATTGTGAACTTGATAAATCCTAATattagaagaagaaaaagctaTCTCATTGAAAACAGTCTTTACCATACTCCCCCCAGGCCTTTTTGGCCGCTTTTATAAGGGCCTGAGCTTGAGACTTGCTGAAGCTGAAAGTGCCAAAGTCATTCAGCATTTCCTCAAGTGCATCCGCATTGATGCGCTCAAGCTCACTTGGATCCAGTCCCAACGCAGCAGGTCCGAGATTGCGCCAATGGTCACCAATCCACTCAGCCACGTCACTgtcgcgaaaaaaaaaattataaataacgAACATACTCCATTAAACTATTACAAAAGTAAATCAACGGGCACAAGTCGATTAAACGGATTCATCTGTTGGCCAACAAAATCTGAACGGTCGTTGCTGAAACGTTGGAAAAAAGTTTCACTCAATTCTTTTAAACAAGATTACGACTTTATCTACACTTTAGTAAGCGAGTTCAAAAACATGGTGAAACACTAACAACATCTGGTTCAACAAAGCGTTCCATGTTGAAGCAAACGTTAACTGAAGTTTTTGTTCAGAGCTAAAGTACAATACTCTACAAACCTCTTTTCCAAATGTTGTTTAGCAAGCTTCGCTATCTCCTTCAGCTTTTTCTCATCATATCCTTTGGCTCGCGCAATGTTATATAAATTGTCAACAAATGCTTCTTTAGTAATTTTTCTGAGAGCTGTTCTGCTAAGGCCTGCCACCAGCGATCCAAGGTCTTCAATGTGAGAAGAGTTCAGAACATCAATTCCAGTTTGATTCTAAAAGAGAAAGACAAGGGAATCAATAAAATACCTTTTAAATTACGTAATTACCTTAAAATGTCCTCATCTTGATTGGTATCCAGGGTATCTCAAAGATTTGTTTGCCTTGGGATCTGTCGACTACtacaagaaaggaaaggatAGCCTAGTCTTCCTAAACATTCTTCTGCGACTTACGGCCTAACTGACTCATTTCGTTATACTAATGCTAAGTTCTGGAACAATTTACCAGAAAAGTTCAGAGCTAATTCGTCTTTGCATGATTTCACTTTAGATATTCGGCAACATACCAGTTTGCTTAATCGAGAGTAAAACAGTGTCATAGactaaatattttttgtgatttgcGCATAATGTATCTATGTAAAATAGTATTTAACTTGTGTTTTTTTCGGAGATGCTAACGAAATTACTCTTGAATTCAAGatgaaataaagtttttacatgtatgtatgtttCGTAGATTACAGTTCAAAAAGCACAgtggcctgtttctcgaaagtcccgaaaactttttgggctcgaaaagccatttgtaaaaCTCCGAACCGCTAATTCTgcaaagctggtcttttcttatgttgtaaagggaaaacaactgaaaaaaaaactgcaaagtttcgtgcctcgagacgccttcgttttgaagatacaaagagaattatgtcacccgaaacgCGCACGATAAGTTTcggggcccgaaaagccattcgcaaaaactccgacccgcttatcctgtaaagctggtcttttgatatgttttaaagggaatgaaaattaaCATAACTGCAATATTTCGTTTCTCGGAACGCCTTCACTTTGAAGTTATAAAGAGACTTAtatcacccgaaaagtttcgggactttcaagaaacgggccccaggcccGAGTTACTCGATGAAaagaaacgtataggtttccAGCAACCGGACCCAGGTGGCAAATCGCGTTTAGCTTGACTAACCACTTCAACATTAGGTAACGCgcatcttaatttttttttttccaacttaAATTCTCCAAACGTACCTTAAACAACTCTACTGCAAGGAAGGCCCTTGCCTTCAATTTATCTTCTGGCAGTCCAGTTTGCTCACCCAGGCGGCGAATGGCAATCAGTAGGATTGCCTCTGGTAGCTTTTTCAGCTCCTCTTGGGCGAGTCCTCGTAAGAAAGTGCCGAGCGAATTTATGTCCACTTCCGTGAAATTCGAAAAGTCGAGGTTTTCCATTTCCCAGTATTCGCGCAGCCTTGTTAACACCCTAACAATCTAAAATTTAAACACAGGAAGGTATAAGAACAATATGGAAAAGTTAgctcattattttgtttatgcCTCAGTGGATTTGGCCGAGCGCTGTTTCTCTACTAATTGTGGAGACTAGAAATTAAACTTAATGACAACAAaagtcaagtcaaattttgattttgggTCTATTTTACCATCAAGACTCAGCATAACATAAAGTTTTGCAGCAACCATGAGACGTCCAATTCAGCAAAGGGGACGGAGATGAAGAATCTAGTGTCTAAAGaagataagggtcaaattgctTCTGCAAGATCACAAAGATGTCCCTATCAAACCGCTTTATTTGACTGCATTTTGttgtcccccccccccccttttgtgttacatatatatatatatattttgttctgttttcttttttcttttttttttcggttttgcgtgattgctttaatttaattttgtgtgaAACGACATAAGCTCTCTTGATGAACACCTTGTGCTCTTGGAGCAAAAGtagaataaaaatattaacaaaaattttcagagaactttaatttaagcaagcctaaaagcggagctccaTCTTTGATCCCTTGTATTTTACTCGATCATACCATTCTTGTTGTGAGTTCTGCTTTAGCCTAATTTGGATGTGTGACCTTAAGAGGTACATGAAACGATACTGAGACCTTATCAACTCTCTTGATACCAAGTATAGGGGACTGGGAGGCATTCTCACCTGTCCACGGTCCCAGTCTTTTTGTTGTCCTAACGCGTCGATAGCGTTTTCAATACCCCGGATGGGAAGGTCACGCAGCTCTTCCTTGGCGATTCCCACCGCGATATGGCCAAgctttttcaagtttaaaaaacCCCAGTTTGGATTATCCGAATCATCTGAGTCAGTACCATTAAAGGCGCCCCACCTTTGCCGGATCTTCTTGGCAAGGGTCAGAATCTAGTCAAGTCaaaacagaaaggaaaagaaatggagTCAGTAAAACCCTATTGAGTTTACGAATTGCGCAGAAATTGGAATTGAAAGCTATAGTACCGGAAGGGCCTGGGGACGCCTGCAGGTAATGCATGGTGGGTATCATGATGTCTTGAAATTTCTAGCTATTTGTGAGCTGTGGCATTCTCTGTCTGAACCAGCCTGCTTTGTCACCAGCATTTTATTCgtcttttcttttagtgtCACACATTGATCCATTCAGTAATTCATTTTATCAATTCCCTTTATACCTTGGATGCTTTACGACactaatctcgtacccagatctcactctgtcactggaaatgtgagatctggtaaagttcgacagtacaccatttttcattggccactaaaaaaaggttgcggCAACGCAATCTACGCtccgattggcttatttcgcgGGGCACGTGatgaaggtttggttttcgcaagctcatgtgctgttttgaataaataccagttgtgcggaggaaagttttgttttttccgacgccggaaaagctttacagtaaaggaaaatcattttaaaaatttgcgacgtttgtgtaaatggtaccgacgaaagctccacgtatcctgccactcgaataaagttctgcgtagcttgatacgcggtacgcagaaactaataaattcaagttgaagtatgtaatttattcaaaacagtatttctcgttcttaaagcgtgactcgccaattaagtagtgatcaattgtgaattttagggttagattaactacatttttcacgagatcgtgtcaagaaaatagcgctcgttgcagtgattaggcctaaaccctctttaaaattttcgctttcaatttacggtttggctaactacactttgcacgagatcgtgtgaagaaaatagcactcgtttattaattaagcctaagcgctcgtttcagtgattctgcagttgctccgacaatttttaaacaatctcgaccgttgtagcgcttctttctgtttcggcttaagtttaaggtttccttgtcctctacccaaaagaatctcttcaagaatactctcgaaatccatgtttattccgcaaaatcacccaaaatcacaacagagagtacgaacatgcgcagtgaaagaaaagcccgtatttcgggcctcgctggcactgagcatgctcgaaatcgaactttaccagatctcacatttccagtgacagagtgagatctgggtacgagattattACGACACTGTATTGGATCTTgggataaattttttttcgttttttcatttcctttaccAAAagagttttctgtttttgttttttttatattcgATGGTGTTCCAAGCATTTCATTGTCAGTGTGGTCGTGACCTTGAAGACagtagcgaccttcagattggagtacgaggacgactacgagtacgagtttcaagttctgagcacgcgcacttcgaaaGTTTTCGCCCTTCAAACTTaaagcgcgtgctcagtacggaaaactcgtactcgtagtcgtcctcgtactgcaatctgaaggtcgctaaaTTAATTCGTCCGCACCTGCGACTGGCAGGAAGCCGTaggaaaccaaaataaacctAATGGACTTCATTTGTCTGATGTGCAATGCACTTGAAGGAAACAAGAGCAGAGTTCCTTTTGTTTGAAGAAACAAACATGGCCGCTTTTCACGAGGATAAAGTCAATCTGAAGTTATGCACAGGGTACACAATGCATGATGGTCTTACCTGTGTCTTGTCCCAGTGGATTAGTCCAAGTTTATCCAGATTGCGAATGATCTTATCCACATTTTCTCCTTCAAGTTCACCGCGACTCAGAGCAACCGCAAACTGCCCAAGCTGTGCAATGCTTTTGCTAACGGTCGGATCTTCTTCGTACTATgattttcaacaaattatTACCGCATTGTTACTCTTCACTACCAAGCCAAGGTTGCATAAACCACTTTGGCCAACTAAAGGAGAGGTCCGGGGAACAAGGCTGATCttcaatttgtaaattttgcttttcttaaaCAAACCATGTGACGaacgaaaaaaatgtttgtcaagTGCGTTTTGAGGAAATGGTCATTGCAgttgctggacaatttgagcaatttttcaggtgcacatataagacaattgcttaaattctCCAGCAAGTGCaaagatcatttcttcaattcagaccacgtgatgtaACTCAAAGGAAAACACTTTCTTGGAAATGCCGCTAGTTAAGTGTATTTTCAAAGGGTGTTTCTAAAACCAGGAAAATGGGAAATCAAAAGATGAGAGTGGGGTCGTTGTTCCGGTTCACCGAGGGTGAAATCGATATCAGAAGTGAATTAATACAAGCGTTCGTTGCTAGCTCGGAAAATCATGAACGACAAAGGCAAGCTTATTTTTATACCTTTTAAGCccacaaggaaaaactgaagcTGAACAGGAGTAAAATTGGTGAAGGTGACCTTGAGGACATAATTTTCATCGACAGCTGAGAGAAAGAAGCGTCTTGGTCGTGTATTTTTAAGTGGGATAAGTTTTTCGTAGCAATCATGGCTGAGCTAGCTCATAAGTACCAGAAGCATAACTTACTCTCTTGATAAACTTGCGTAGGACGGGCATCGCCactttgacaattttcatCTCTGGAAACGCAGAAAAGACAGCAAACTGAGCCAGCTTGCCAATATCTGACGATAAGAACCCATCAATTGACTTGGCAAGAGCAACAATGTCTTGTGTTTTGAGCTGGGACAGCTGAAAAGTAGAAGCAGAcgttgaaaatcaaaatcgcGTTTCATTATGACAAGCCACCATCTTTTCAGCAACTTCAATTAAACAACCGACTTGAATACTTTCCCAACCTCGCTCACAGGGTTTCTATCCTCTTCCATTCAAATGGAGCATGAGAGGAAGGGAAGGAGATACACTCCGGAAACGAGGTTGACACTTTTCCAACCGCTTTTGATTGACAACGCAGGATGAGTCCAAACAGTAGTTACCAGGCTATCAGTAAAAGGAGCTACGAGACTGATCGCGTAAAAAGCCCGCGTAAACGACAGTAAATCATACCCATCGTTTTATACCATAACTTATACAACAGGCATTATCGGAGCGTTTATTGGGGCTTGTGGCGCACAAGACAGAAGACTGAAAAAGCTTCTATTAGTGCCCCCTATGACACAGCTTTTTCCGAAAAGGGTTGCTTCTCCTATAGAGACACACAAATGAACTCCTGCTTACAGAATCTTCGCTTTGGGTTCGATAATAGAGGTGGAAATCGCCTACACAAACAAACTAATAATGATAAGGTAGCAAGAGAAAAGAGATAATTTCGCTTGAGAGCACTGAGTATGGTAGAGATTATCATTGCCTTTCTTATAATCTTTGCTTCTTAACAGCCAAAGAGAAAGTACTTTCGCAGTCTCATATTTCAATGGACTTACGTCAAATGACTTTTTCAGCTTGTCCACGATTTCTTGAGCCTGAGATGAAAGAACAAGCGAAAAAGTTGACcgcatttatttttatgcaacAAAATTAACTGGCACTGGCGCTGGCACTGGTAATGGCGCGTCCAAATTCCTTTGTGACGTTCCCACCCTAGATTGCGAGTGGTCTCTCGAGCGTCACGCTTCCCCGCGTGGCGTATACTCTGCTTCTCGCGCGTGCGCGTGTATTTTGCCTGCTATTTTGTCTCTTGCCAAGATTAAAGAGTACTCGCTGTGTATCACCCCTCCCCACTCGCCTCTTTCGAATGCTTGTAACGCTAGCATTATTGTCAAGTTCAATTCGCATCAATTGAAATACCTGATCTAGATTCAAatcaacatttttcaaaaactgcAGAGAGTCCTTGATCACTTGGTAACCTATCTTTCTAAGATCAGAGGGTAAAAGCCCAGCAACAAGATGACCAAGTTCCCTGAGGTTATCTCTATTCCACTGATCTGGCGAACCTAGGAGTTCTTTCGCTTTTGCGACCAACACTTGCACTTGTCCCGGATTAAGCTCGAGCTGTGTAAGAATTACTTCAATGGCCTTAAAAACAAAGTGATATTCCAgtagttactaaaacattCCCAAACCCAGAACCACTTCCGGAGATCTTCAAGATCCATTAACTTTAAGAATGCGCGAGAATGCTCATGGCACGAGATGAGGGAATCATGACGAGGAATATCATGATCACGGTGGTTGATGGACGATTACACATATCACATTATATAATTCTTTGCCGTTCaacgaagagaaaaattaCATGCACCCCAGTAAACATAAATTTAATGAGCTTTACCATTGCTTTTCGTTCAAAGGAAAACTACCTCAAAGTGGGGGTAGTGGTGGTGAGGGAAAGATTTGCATGCGGATGCTCCGGGTACAATTCCCTCGCTGGCTGGGTTTGTCCGCGGAGGTCACGAATTTGAATTCATCTTGCTTTTAAGAACCAACTGGTTGACTCCTAGAAGCTGACAAACGACTCCTTATTAAGCTTTAAGCTTCTGACACAACCTTAAAAACTACAGATTTTGTGAACATACTTGGAACTGCTCTCGCGTCAAAGACTTAAGATCTGCCACACTGAAGTCCTTCAGAAGTTTTCCAAGTTTCTTCAGCTGGGGTATACCCCAACTCTTCACATCTTTCCACTCTTCCTTTAGCTTCGCTATGATGGCTTTGCCTTGAGGAACCGAGAAGTCTTGTTTCACGAACGCATCAATTGCATTAGTCACCTGTTAAAGAAAAGGACATCATTTTTTGCAGGTCTTATATCTCTTTCTCAATTTTCGTATTTCACCTCGTGAAAATTATTCAATAGATATTTGGATTCTTGATTCTACGAAGGGCATTCCAGATTAAAAAGTACAGCCAGATTTCAGATCTCAGCAGAATTCGATGCGGATTCTTAAGGGCAAATTCATGATTGTTTCACCATGCATGTATTCGGCGTTTCAGaagtatttattttactttcagtTATTTGCTTGATTTACTTTTTAATACAGATTCCGAATTAATTAGTAGCCCTGAAAGAATACCGTACAAAAACGAGGTTTcttcatatatttttttgtctctttgtGCTGTTTTTGTCAGGTGCAATAATTGCCTTCTTAAGTATAAGTTACACAAAAATAATACCTTTTAACTTGCCAGTGACAGTTAAGGTCTTACAACCCACCGAAAGATTTTACAAATTACCTCTCCCCAATTTATCGATGCtaataaaagacaaattttcatCGGGCCGGGCTCTAATAGTGCCTATCCTGCAATTGGCTAAAACTTGTGTCTACAAATGGTTGTATAATTCGCCTCCTTACAGTACCTCAGTTGCTTGACTCATCAACTAGCATAAGCAACAGTGTAAAAAAATGTCTAGAACCGatgaaaatattgcaaaatagTACTCTAAACATCACTTGattattttacaatgttacCTTGGAATAAAATTGCTGCCTATTTGCTAGTTaggtaaaacaaaactttactAAAGTCTTACAACGTTTGCAGCAAGGCTCAAGATATCCCTGACAGGCAGAGC is a window of Acropora palmata chromosome 11, jaAcrPala1.3, whole genome shotgun sequence DNA encoding:
- the LOC141858889 gene encoding uncharacterized protein LOC141858889 isoform X2, translating into MKFLRLFTLCLSVLVVVLLSPTGVGGNTNCCTQLSIPSECHFLCGIGSQSFWSVTRWKCTHKYFAKVATCDVKNKINYVKLFGQELTQTVKNGFDKLTESLKAKLSDAKEFVKATVQELLSVPQDVLSSLKESLGGMTRTQFRGIIDRLTAFTSQNLKKLVAHMNLDSFFANVDKVVTKAWDREQMAAFSQAAYRKFGGSVRQWPVTALQSMKQLLASLDASELAQLTGDIFDKGVSFICMAKFDRDQKAALMIPAKAAYGDVTLWNATVLGGLCNLLEALPVRDILSLAANVVTNAIDAFVKQDFSVPQGKAIIAKLKEEWKDVKSWGIPQLKKLGKLLKDFSVADLKSLTREQFQAIEVILTQLELNPGQVQVLVAKAKELLGSPDQWNRDNLRELGHLVAGLLPSDLRKIGYQVIKDSLQFLKNVDLNLDQAQEIVDKLKKSFDLSQLKTQDIVALAKSIDGFLSSDIGKLAQFAVFSAFPEMKIVKVAMPVLRKFIKRYEEDPTVSKSIAQLGQFAVALSRGELEGENVDKIIRNLDKLGLIHWDKTQILTLAKKIRQRWGAFNGTDSDDSDNPNWGFLNLKKLGHIAVGIAKEELRDLPIRGIENAIDALGQQKDWDRGQIVRVLTRLREYWEMENLDFSNFTEVDINSLGTFLRGLAQEELKKLPEAILLIAIRRLGEQTGLPEDKLKARAFLAVELFKNQTGIDVLNSSHIEDLGSLVAGLSRTALRKITKEAFVDNLYNIARAKGYDEKKLKEIAKLAKQHLEKSDVAEWIGDHWRNLGPAALGLDPSELERINADALEEMLNDFGTFSFSKSQAQALIKAAKKAWGEYDVGKWTGETLRQLGSLVKGLEIGEIKKLGREAFEEAVGVWGQYADVDMATLEALAGKAKQFLANGDISKLTAQVAKRIGRVLLGLNPDDLDKLKLDNIDIIAALGKWKGWRKDQLDRLKPKVQEFLKTLNKDDDAYMSLGQLALSLTKEDISRISQNAFRRMGRVRGCTMHTAHAKMCTIPQCCFQGPQAVDFGSERNAFR
- the LOC141858889 gene encoding uncharacterized protein LOC141858889 isoform X1: MKFLRLFTLCLSVLVVVLLSPTGVGGNTNCCTQLSIPSECHFLCGIGSQSFWSVTRWKCTHKYFAKVATCDVKNKINYVKLFGQELTQTVKNGFDKLTESLKAKLSDAKEFVKATVQELLSVPQDVLSSLKESLGGMTRTQFRGIIDRLTAFTSQNLKKLVAHMNLDSFFANVDKVVTKAWDREQMAAFSQAAYRKFGGSVRQWPVTALQSMKQLLASLDASELAQLTGDIFDKGVSFICMAKFDRDQKAALMIPAKAAYGDVTLWNATVLGGLCNLLEALPVRDILSLAANVVTNAIDAFVKQDFSVPQGKAIIAKLKEEWKDVKSWGIPQLKKLGKLLKDFSVADLKSLTREQFQAIEVILTQLELNPGQVQVLVAKAKELLGSPDQWNRDNLRELGHLVAGLLPSDLRKIGYQVIKDSLQFLKNVDLNLDQAQEIVDKLKKSFDLSQLKTQDIVALAKSIDGFLSSDIGKLAQFAVFSAFPEMKIVKVAMPVLRKFIKRYEEDPTVSKSIAQLGQFAVALSRGELEGENVDKIIRNLDKLGLIHWDKTQILTLAKKIRQRWGAFNGTDSDDSDNPNWGFLNLKKLGHIAVGIAKEELRDLPIRGIENAIDALGQQKDWDRGQIVRVLTRLREYWEMENLDFSNFTEVDINSLGTFLRGLAQEELKKLPEAILLIAIRRLGEQTGLPEDKLKARAFLAVELFKNQTGIDVLNSSHIEDLGSLVAGLSRTALRKITKEAFVDNLYNIARAKGYDEKKLKEIAKLAKQHLEKSDVAEWIGDHWRNLGPAALGLDPSELERINADALEEMLNDFGTFSFSKSQAQALIKAAKKAWGEYDVGKWTGETLRQLGSLVKGLEIGEIKKLGREAFEEAVGVWGQYADVDMATLEALAGKAKQFLANGDISKLTAQVAKRIGRVLLGLNPDDLDKLKLDNIDIIAALGKWKGWRKDQLDRLKPKVQEFLKTLNKDDDAYMSLGQLALSLTKEDISRISQNAFRLAVKQLSEIDGWSEEQKKAIISRAKVVWSQQVDQWDKDQVNELGPVLEAMSTTDIPKLRPEVVDVIPPKAFEDMSLPQLQAFSADQYNAMLTPQVQAISRVKRDRLTIKQQDAIRSVIASDPDEEDPWGPDDDDDDYDYCQGHTCSASSYVTVSFFGLLLVGSLGILLR